The following proteins are encoded in a genomic region of Ammospiza caudacuta isolate bAmmCau1 chromosome 3, bAmmCau1.pri, whole genome shotgun sequence:
- the MEA1 gene encoding LOW QUALITY PROTEIN: male-enhanced antigen 1 (The sequence of the model RefSeq protein was modified relative to this genomic sequence to represent the inferred CDS: deleted 1 base in 1 codon) — translation MATRDGTGGACRRHRPPRPGPLRDYNTQSAPRRPRRFRAAAAAPPRRRARCMAVVRSMGPERVCPREPGPPEGPDGAAGWSGDEEEEEEEEEESGGYLYQPLSQEPEQGLGDAGPGLQERLQMLRLHLPDPPVDSEEENEEEAAGGAAAQSSHSSIPMDAEHVELVKRTMASVKLPTLGIPAWANQISEEQWKDVVQRTLQARQSLGGPRPQWN, via the exons ATGGCGACGCGCGACGGCACCGGCGGCGCGTGCCGGCGGCACCGCCCACCGCGCCCA GGCCCGCTCCGGGACTACAACACCCAGAGTGCcccgcggcggccgcggcggttccgggcggcggcggcggcacctCCTCGGCGCCGCGCCCGGTGTATGGCGGTGGTGCGGAGCATGGGCCCCGAGCGCGTCTGTCCCCGGGAGCCCGGGCCGCCGGAGGGCCCTGACGGCGCGGCCGGGTGGAGCGgcgatgaggaggaggaggaggaggaagaggaggagagcGGCGGGTATTTGTATCAACCGCTGAGCCAGGAACCGGAGCAGGGCCTCGGCGACGCGGGCCCCGGCCTTCAGGAGCGGCTGCAG ATGCTGAGGCTGCACCTGCCCGACCCGCCGGTGGACAGCGAGGAGGAGAATGAGGAGGAGGCAGCGGGAGGCGCCGCggctcagagcagccacagctccatccccatGGATGCAG agcaTGTGGAGCTGGTGAAGAGAACGATGGCCAGCGTGAAGctgcccaccctgggcatccccgCCTGGGCCAACCAGATCTCGGAGGAGCAGTGGAAGGACGTGGTGCAGCGCACGCTGCAGGCCCGGCAGAGCCTCGGCGGCCCCCGGCCTCAGTGGAACTGA
- the KLHDC3 gene encoding kelch domain-containing protein 3 isoform X1 encodes MLRWAVHLEGGPRRVNHAAVAVGHKVYSFGGYCSGEDYETLRQIDVHVFNAVSLRWIKLPPVWTNSRDHVREVPYMRYGHSAVLIDDTVYIWGGRNDTEGACNVLYAFDVNTHKWFTPKVSGMVPGARDGHSACVLAKSMFIFGGYEQLADCFSNDIHKLDTTNMTWTLISAKGTPARWRDFHSATIIGTKMYVFGGRADRFGPFHSNNEIYCNRIKVFDTETNCWLDSPHTPVLPEGRRSHSAFSYNGELYVFGGYNARLNRHFHDLWKFNPVSLSWRKIEPKGKGPCPRRRQCCCRVGDRIILFGGTSPSPEEGMGDEFDLMDHSDLYILDFSPSLKTLCKLAVIQYSLDQSCLPHDIRWELSAMTTNSTISRPIVSNQG; translated from the exons ATGCTCCGCTGGGCAGTGCACTTGGAAGGGGGCCCACGCAGGGTGAACCACGCGGCCGTGGCTGTGGGCCACAAGGTCTATTCCTTCGGCGGCTACTGCTCGGGAGAGGACTATGAGACCCTGCGGCAGATCGACGTGCACGTGTTCAACGCAG TGTCTCTACGCTGGATCAAGCTGCCTCCAGTGTGGACAAACAGCCGAGACCACGTGAGGGAGGTGCCCTACATGAGGTATGGGCACTCGGCCGTGCTCATCGACGACACCGTCTACATCTGGGGCGGCCGCAACGACACCGAGGGAGCCTGCAACGTGCTCTATGCCTTTGATGTCA acACACACAAGTGGTTCACACCAAAGGTCTCTGGAATGGTCCCAGGGGCAAGAGATGGGCACTCAGCCTGTGTCCTGGCAAAGAGCATGTTTATCTTTGGAGGCTATGAACAGCTG GCTGACTGCTTTTCAAATGATATCCATAAATTGGACACCACAAACATGACGTGGACCTTAATCTCTGCCAAG GGTACTCCAGCTCGCTGGAGAGACTTTCATTCAGCTACCATCATTGGAACAAAGATGTACGTGTTTGGGGGCAGAGCTGATCGCTTTGGGCCCTTTCACTCTAACAATGAGATCTACTGTAACAGAATCAAAGTGTTTGATACAGAAACCAACTGCTGGCTGGACTCCCCTCACACCCCCGTGCTccctgagggcaggaggagccatTCAGCCT TCAGCTACAACGGGGAGCTCTATGTATTTGGTGGCTACAATGCACGCCTGAACAGACACTTCCATGACCTCTGGAAATTCAATCCAG TTTCTCTTTCCTGGAGGAAGATTGAGCCCAAGGGGAAGGGGCCGTGTCCCCGGCGccggcagtgctgctgcagagtggGGGACAGAATCATCCTCTTTGGAGGTACCAG CCCATCTCCAGAGGAGGGAATGGGTGATGAATTTGACCTGATGGATCACTCGGATCTCTACATCCTCGACTTCA GCCCCAGTCTGAAGACACTGTGTAAGCTAGCAGTGATTCAGTACAGCCTGGACCAGTCCTGCCTTCCCCACGACATCAG ATGGGAGCTCTCAGCCATGACAACCAACAGCACCATCAGCCGCCCCATTGTCTCCAACCAGGGCTGA
- the KLHDC3 gene encoding kelch domain-containing protein 3 isoform X2 — protein MRYGHSAVLIDDTVYIWGGRNDTEGACNVLYAFDVNTHKWFTPKVSGMVPGARDGHSACVLAKSMFIFGGYEQLADCFSNDIHKLDTTNMTWTLISAKGTPARWRDFHSATIIGTKMYVFGGRADRFGPFHSNNEIYCNRIKVFDTETNCWLDSPHTPVLPEGRRSHSAFSYNGELYVFGGYNARLNRHFHDLWKFNPVSLSWRKIEPKGKGPCPRRRQCCCRVGDRIILFGGTSPSPEEGMGDEFDLMDHSDLYILDFSPSLKTLCKLAVIQYSLDQSCLPHDIRWELSAMTTNSTISRPIVSNQG, from the exons ATGAGGTATGGGCACTCGGCCGTGCTCATCGACGACACCGTCTACATCTGGGGCGGCCGCAACGACACCGAGGGAGCCTGCAACGTGCTCTATGCCTTTGATGTCA acACACACAAGTGGTTCACACCAAAGGTCTCTGGAATGGTCCCAGGGGCAAGAGATGGGCACTCAGCCTGTGTCCTGGCAAAGAGCATGTTTATCTTTGGAGGCTATGAACAGCTG GCTGACTGCTTTTCAAATGATATCCATAAATTGGACACCACAAACATGACGTGGACCTTAATCTCTGCCAAG GGTACTCCAGCTCGCTGGAGAGACTTTCATTCAGCTACCATCATTGGAACAAAGATGTACGTGTTTGGGGGCAGAGCTGATCGCTTTGGGCCCTTTCACTCTAACAATGAGATCTACTGTAACAGAATCAAAGTGTTTGATACAGAAACCAACTGCTGGCTGGACTCCCCTCACACCCCCGTGCTccctgagggcaggaggagccatTCAGCCT TCAGCTACAACGGGGAGCTCTATGTATTTGGTGGCTACAATGCACGCCTGAACAGACACTTCCATGACCTCTGGAAATTCAATCCAG TTTCTCTTTCCTGGAGGAAGATTGAGCCCAAGGGGAAGGGGCCGTGTCCCCGGCGccggcagtgctgctgcagagtggGGGACAGAATCATCCTCTTTGGAGGTACCAG CCCATCTCCAGAGGAGGGAATGGGTGATGAATTTGACCTGATGGATCACTCGGATCTCTACATCCTCGACTTCA GCCCCAGTCTGAAGACACTGTGTAAGCTAGCAGTGATTCAGTACAGCCTGGACCAGTCCTGCCTTCCCCACGACATCAG ATGGGAGCTCTCAGCCATGACAACCAACAGCACCATCAGCCGCCCCATTGTCTCCAACCAGGGCTGA
- the LOC131555560 gene encoding neuronal PAS domain-containing protein 4-like: MTIFCSHCHRPLQAEMSCLPARAKQAPSAPRPFRSTKSASKARRDQINAEVQALRSLLPISAQEKERLSYLHTMALVCLRLRGAQLFPPGLAPPTGPALGTELLSLLPGFLLVLSADSKLVYISENVAQVLGLSVVELLAQGDTVFDILDGRVGEDVHKKLLLAREEPGREVTFVSEMRTSKAFRLQHGGNRVVAVCGRFVALHWPPSPSTTAFLALCTPLVQSPTDGEAASQDDVFQSMHLLDMTFIDVTESVTYHLGYHREELVGQSWYSLLHPEDAELAAAQHRALALGAGAGPAAGTAVLRVLRRDRAWSWLRVWARRDGGCITCTCRCLREEEAAHLRSRQPRAAAPPAGRDVARLAEQLRALADSLSPPAPPCRWPRPEEAEDDASVCFGNSLLHHPPAQFLRLPFEQKIGCDIPSVLPQVWSAQRC, from the exons ATGACCATCTTCTGCAGCCACTGCCACCGGCCACTGCAGGCAGAGATGAGCTGCCTGCCCGCCAGGGCCAAGCAGGCGCCCAGCGCCCCGAGGCCCTTCAG GTCAACCAAGAGCGCTTCCAAGGCTCGCCGAGACCAGATCAATGCGGAGGTGCAGGCGCTGCGCTCCCTGCTGCCCATCTCTGCCCAGGAGAAGGAGCGGCTCTCCTACCTGCACACCATGGCCCTGGTGTGCCTCCGCCTGCGGGGggctcagctcttccctccag GCTTGGCTCCTCCTACGGGACCGGCCCTTGGCACAGAGCTACTCTCCCTGCTCCCGGGGTTTCTGCTTGTGCTCTCAGCAGACAGCAAGCTGGTCTACATCTCAGAGAACGTGGCTCAGGTCCTGGGCCTCTCTGTG GTGGAGCTGCTCGCCCAGGGGGACACGGTCTTTGACATCCTGGATGGGCGAGTGGGAGAGGATGTGCACAAGAAGCTCCTCCTTGCCCGGGAGGAGCCTGGCAGGG AAGTCACTTTTGTCAGCGAGATGCGCACATCCAAGGCCTTCCGGCTGCAGCATGGGGGCAATCGGGTGGTGGCAGTGTGCGGGCGCTTTGTGGCCCTGCACTGGCCACCCTCCCCCTCCACCACAGCCTTCCTGGCTCTCTGCACACCCCTTGTGCAGTCACCCACAGATGGCGAAGCTGCTTCCCAGGATGACGTGTTCCAGAGCATGCATCTCCTGGACATGACATTTATTGATGTCACGGAGAG TGTCACCTACCACCTTGGCTACCACCGGGAGGAGCTGGTCGGTCAGTCGTGGTACAGCCTCCTGCACCCTGAggatgctgagctggcagctgcccagcacagggccctgg CGCTGggtgccggggccgggccggcagCGGGGACCGCCGTGCTGCGAGTGCTGCGCAGGGACCGCGCCTGGAGCTGGCTGCGAGTGTGGGCGCGGCGGGACGGCGGCTGCATCACCTGCACCTGCCGCTGCCTCAG ggaggaggaggcggcCCACCTGCGCTCCCGgcagccccgcgccgccgcgccgcccgcggGCCGGGATGTGGCCCGGCTGGCCGAGCAGCTCCGCGCCCTGGCCGACAGCCTCTCGCCGCCCGCTCCGCCCTGCCGCTGGCCCCGTCCCGAGGAAGCCGAGGACGATGCCTCTGTCTGCTTTGGGAACTCTCTGCTGCACCACCCTCCTGCCCAGTTCCTTCGGCTTCCCTTCGAGCAGAAAATAGGGTGCGACATTCCAAGTGTGCTCCCACAGGTGTGGAGTGCTCAGAGGTGCTGA
- the RRP36 gene encoding ribosomal RNA processing protein 36 homolog: MGPRREGPGWGRGQGRGRAAAAALTESEEEAAAEQALGRRLEPAEESSGSSDESDDGGSVAGADGKGQSDMSFEELLRVQSDARTRVSRKVPGGKKTAKPAKATLKQQQGKKGPLEMSAKKPVPFLRQVVPVRKKVQRDPRFDDLSGEYKPDIFMKTYSFLDSIKKQEKEMVQKQLKKCRNVEQKEKLQRLLNRMTQQEQAQKKQQKLRERELSLKRQQRELAKQGKKPFFLKKSEKRKLELAEKYAELKRSGKLESFLNKKRKRNAIKDKRHLPSQKNL, from the exons ATGGGGCCGCGCCGTGAGGGACCgggatggggacggggacaAGGACGGGGacgagccgccgccgccgccctcaCAGAGAGCGAGGAAGAGGCGGCCGCGGAGCAGGCGCTCGGGAGGAGGCTGGAGCCGGCGGAGGAGAGCTCTGGCTCCAGCGACGAGAGCGACGACGGCGGGAGCGTGGCGGGGGCTGACGGGAAAG GTCAGTCTGACATGTCTTTTGAGGAGCTCCTGCGGGTGCAGAGTGATGCAAGGACCAGAGTGAGCAGGAAGGTGCCTGGTGGGAAGAAAACTGCAAAGCCTGCCAAAGCTACACTGAAGCAGCAACAAGGCAAAAAGGG gcCACTGGAGATGTCAGCCAAGAAGCCTGTACCTTTCCTGCGACAAGTGGTCCCTGTTAGGAAGAAG GTCCAGAGAGACCCTCGATTTGATGACCTGTCTGGAGAGTATAAGCCTGACATATTTATGAAGACCTACAGCTTCCTGGACAGCATCAagaagcaggagaaggag ATGGTTCAGAAGCAGCTGAAGAAATGCCGGAACGTGGAGCAGAAGGAGAAACTCCAGCGGCTCCTGAACCGTATG ACACAGCAGGAACAGGCACAGAAAAAACAGCAGAAGTTGAGAGAGAGGGAGCTGTCTTTGAAAAGACAACAGAGGGAATTGGCCAAGCAGGGAAAGAAACCTTTCTTCCTAAAGAAAT ctgagaaGCGGAAATTGGAGCTAGCTGAGAAGTATGCAGAGCTGAAGAGGAGTGGAAAGCTGGAGAGCTTCCTGAacaagaagaggaagaggaatgCCATCAAAGACAAGCGCCATCTGCCCTCACAGAAGAACTTGTGA
- the LOC131555303 gene encoding transmembrane protein 121-like produces MVPPPPVSKPHVCLSTVLIMTSLVLMDAYLVEQSQGSRKLGICVMVAVGDICFLLVLRYVAIWVGAEVKTAKRGYAMILWFLYVFVLEIKVYFVYQNYKADRKSLDLIARKALTLLLSICIPALYVLLVATEHMEYVRTFKKKEDLRNRLFWVIVDMLDVLDIQANLWEPQKKGLPLWAEGIMFFYCYILLLVLPCVSLCEISMQGIGIVPHRMMLYPMLSMLTVNIATIFIRGSNMVFFRDARVSSIFMGKNMLAIGMKVCMFVQYQRHQHHAPPGPDPQHSTPAQPPSGLRKARDQPACPEELAQDNT; encoded by the coding sequence ATGGTCCCCCCACCACCTGTCAGCAAGCCCCATGTGTGCCTCTCCACAGTGCTCATCATGACCAGCCTCGTCCTCATGGATGCCTACCTggtggagcagagccagggctccAGGAAGCTGGGCATCTGTGTCATGGTGGCAGTGGGTGACATTTGCTTCCTGCTGGTGCTCCGCTACGTGGCTATCTGGGTTGGGGCAGAGGTAAAGACAGCCAAGCGAGGATACGCCATGATCCTCTGGTTCCTCTACGTCTTCGTTCTGGAGATCAAAGTCTACTTTGTATACCAGAATTACAAAGCTGACCGGAAAAGCTTGGATCTCATCGCCCGCAAAGCGCTGACCTTGCTGCTCTCCATCTGCATCCCAGCTCTCTACGTGCTCCTGGTGGCCACCGAGCACATGGAGTACGTCAGAACGTTCAAGAAGAAGGAGGATCTCCGCAACCGCCTCTTCTGGGTCATTGTGGACATGCTGGACGTGCTGGACATCCAGGCCAACCTGTGGGAGCCCCAGAAGAAAGGGCTGCCCCTCTGGGCTGAGGGCATCATGTTCTTCTACTGCTACATCCTGCTCCTGGTCCTGCCCTGCGTGTCCCTGTGCGAGATCAGCATGCAGGGCATCGGCATCGTGCCGCACCGCATGATGCTCTACCCCATGCTCAGCATGCTCACCGTCAACATCGCCACCATCTTCATCCGAGGCAGCAACATGGTCTTCTTCAGGGATGCCCGGGTCTCCAGCATCTTCATGGGCAAGAACATGCTGGCCATTGGCATGAAGGTCTGCATGTTCGTGCAGTACCAGCGGCACCAGCACCACGCGCCCCCGGGGCCGGACCCGCAGCACAGCACCCCGGCCCAGCCGCCCTCGGGGCTGCGCAAGGCCCGGGACCAGCCTGCCTGCCCCGAGGAGCTGGCCCAGGACAACACGTGA